Proteins from a genomic interval of Lolium perenne isolate Kyuss_39 chromosome 1, Kyuss_2.0, whole genome shotgun sequence:
- the LOC127293337 gene encoding uncharacterized protein isoform X3 produces the protein MDQTAATPKGRRKKGRSPDELQASTSTRSTRAWGASTPMLAAASSAREKKPPTTRTGFSVAPVLGVGPIYYPVVKETGLASLLATRLVGLVDRRFYVSCLSNLDPETMDMSFKDGEVRRVTKEEIVRVLGVRSGGRTIHGRKSRLSSKMRGAQIEKIQALLQMKVDRSAGISMDDLKKVFQSCDVACLTPSQVVAAQVAYTLLVCSTYIAPRQAVPTIPEEILGIVISPEKLHEYDWAGYVLRQMQTAASRLKMDKDTHSPIYVLGACPLAAALFCIEWIDFGDAGLDTTMAPKIAVYTTEKLKELINLVMEDGVGGEVKYKTKPITARQGEVLRMHPLIENGGIGVRKEDEKTFRNLNKEEGVAKVRSLVDGSVIPLIRNAVARVASELAIPGEMNHVLVDEIFRGVESARDALATIFADALFEGEESVGAGVFDGRAAATSGDLQSGAETHPKMVRGDDVDEQWGKGCMVMVVCNDPVDMSEPMVPSDDEVMGEENDLPRASTPLVAEDTGDSWRYGEGLTSATRRASTEDRGKGPMVFESSENIICLGGVRNMNDRCRGDEELARQLQKELDGEADACMRRDENLARMISEMEANNEKITEEIISSLIGDTASGQHDKTMDVQPVEAAGTDARDRVEHVNMVDLTPSASAIDGAPVCAAGDPNAGAGVLPQLVPVQHYVRRRRKQKANRVMPPKKRVRFEEGLNIWHDPSRDSDDSDAEYPAGLEAGDAGGAVVGSSSACAEAVAGGSEEAVLPAGGRGARPASASPEGPEVVERAEDGAADGQPAGCGNVGLPDGGISGQDASEHFPAGVAIENFGPTAADVEETPGVVGGRGAVRSGDTRPVFVDLGGSGSSARGGASRYSVGGPSVSVTGFEFAVPDGVRVKTEIGENFPATYGLSHEEPLGSLVLKFVDNMMSCSERELDRKWFKHRVPTTIHLTGWDFKIDFGPGGKITFVGWSAVHRLLKVLEFKVYGYSAARWRHIFDPRFAKHLMGVDTRYIDYAFMRSMMTSDEIGYKLENVKKLMMPLEVLQSWSLYVFDPESKHMLVMDPTTTFYGEEVMREKHEAIAKKTLFGLVRCINENIPDWEVNASNWQIKYHAGAHFNCSSEQSGVYIVHYIREFNGLYLRSILSDERIEYLRKTMAYQLATMKGNAGDLPDFMIQIVI, from the exons GGGTAGGTCCGATCTACTATCCAGTTGTGAAAGAAACTGGTTTGGCTAGCCTGTTGGCCACCAGGTTGGTAGGGCTTGTAGATAGGAGGTTCTACGTCTCTTGCCTCAGTAATCTTGACCCTGAAACTATGGATATGAGTTTCAAGGACGGCGAGGTGCGGCGTGTAACTAAGGAAGAAATAGTTAGGGTTCTAGGTGTACGGTCTGGGGGAAGGACCATACACGGTCGTAAGTCTAGGCTTAGCTCGAAGATGCGGGGTGCCCAGATCGAGAAAATCCAGGCGCTGCTGCAGATGAAAGTTGACAGATCTGCTGGTATAAGCATGGATGATCTGAAGAAGGTTTTCCAGAGCTGCGACGTGGCCTGCTTGACTCCAAGCCAGGTCGTCGCTGCTCAGGTTGCCTACACATTGCTGGTGTGCAGCACATACATCGCACCGCGACAGGCAGTCCCGACAATACCTGAAGAGATTCTTGGGATTGTGATTTCGCCGGAGAAGCTGCATGAGTACGACTGGGCTGGCTATGTGCTGAGGCAGATGCAGACGGCTGCATCGCGGCTGAAGATGGACAAGGATACACATTCACCCATATACGTCCTAGGTGCATGCCCACTAGCAGCTGCG TTGTTCTGCATCGAATGGATTGATTTTGGTGATGCTGGGCTTGACACAACCATGGCGCCGAAAATCGCAGTTTACACAACGGAGAAGCTGAAAGAACTGATTAATCTGGTGATGGAGGACGGTGTCGGTGGTGAAGTGAAATACAAG ACTAAGCCGATTACTGCCAGGCAGGGAGAAGTACTGCGAATGCACCCTCTTATTGAAAATGGAGGGATAGGTGTGAGGAAAGAGGATGAGAAAACCTTCAGAAATCTGAATAAGGAAGAG GGCGTTGCGAAGGTACGATCACTGGTTGACGGCTCAGTAATTCCTCTCATCCGAAATGCTGTTGCGCGGGTTGCATCTGAGCTTGCAATCCCTGGAGAGATGAATCACGTGTTGGTAGACGAGATATTCAGAGGTGTGGAGAGTGCCAGGGATGCACTAGCTACTATATTTGCAGATGCCCTCTTCGAGGGAGAAGAGTCGGTTGGAGCAG GAGTGTTTGATGGGCGGGCAGCTGCTACATCGGGTGATTTGCAAAGTGGAGCAGAAACACATCCTAAGATGGTCAGAG gtgatgatgttgacgaaCAATGGGGGAAAGGGTGTATGGTCATGGTGGTATGTAATGATCCAG TTGACATGTCCGAACCAATGGTGCCGTCGGACGACGAGGTGATGGGGGAGGAAAATGATTTACCCCGTGCTAGCACACCGTTAGTGGCAGAAGATACCGGAGACAGCTGGAGATATGGAGAAGGTTTGACGTCTGCAACTCGCCGTGCGTCCACCGAAGACCGTGGGAAGGGACCTATGGTGTTTGAGAGCAGCGAAAACATCATATGCCTCGGTGGCGTCAGAAATATGAATGATCGGTGTAGAGGAGACGAGGAGCTAGCAAGACAGCTACAGAAGGAACTTGATGGAGAAG CTGATGCTTGCATGCGCCGTGATGAAAATCTTGCGAGGATGATATCTGAGATGGAGGCGAATAATG AGAAAATAACCGAAGAAATAATTAGTTCGTTAATTGGTGACACGGCATCCGGTCAGCATGACAAGACGATGGATGTTCAACCAGTGGAAGCAG CAGGTACTGATGCACGTGACCGTGTGGAGCATGTAAACATGGTTGACTTGACACCAAGTGCTTCAG CGATTGACGGAGCGCCAGTGTGTGCGGCAGGGGACCCAAATGCTGGTGCAGGAGTTCTCCCCCAGCTTGTTCCGGTTCAGCACTATGTGCGCAGGCGCAGGAAGCAAAAGGCAAACCGTGTGATGCCGCCGAAAAAGAGGGTTCGCTTCGAAGAAGGGTTGAACATATGGCATGATCCATCCAGGGATT CGGATGATTCTGACGCAGAGTACCCAGCTGGATTGGAAG CAGGGGATGCCGGCGGTGCGGTGGTCGGTAGTTCTTCTGCTTGTGCGGAAGCTGTTGCAGGAGGCAGTGAGGAAGCTGTTTTGCCAGCGG GTGGAAGGGGTGCCAGACCGGCTAGCGCATCACCTGAGGGGCCTGAAGTCGTCGAGAGAGCGGAGGATGGTGCTGCTGATGGACAACCTGCGGGTTGCGGCAATGTAGGACTACCAGATGGTGGAATTTCAG GTCAGGACGCAAGCGAGCATTTCCCAGCTGGTGTTGCAATTGAGAATTTTGGACCTACAGCTGCAGATGTTGAAGAAACACCGG GTGTTGTCGGTGGGCGGGGTGCGGTTCGCAGCGGTGACACTAGGCCGGTATTTGTCGACTTGGGTGGCAGTGGTTCATCCGCTCGGGGTGGAGCATCGCGCTACAGCGTTGGGGGGCCATCAGTTTCTGTTACAGGATTTGAATTCGCGGTTCCTGATGGAGTTCGTGTAAAGACTGAAATTGGAGAGAACTTTCCTGCAACATATGGGCTGAGTCACGAGGAGCCACTTGGAAGCCTAGTCCTGAAGTTTGTTGACAATATGATGTCGTGCAGTGAAAGGGAGCTAGACAG GAAATGGTTCAAACACCGTGTACCTACAACGATCCATCTGACAGGCTGGGACTTCAAGATTGATTTTGGCCCAGGTGGCAAGATTACATTTGTTGGGTGGTCAGCGGTGCACAGGCTTCTGAAGGTGCTGGAATTCAAGGTGTATGGATATTCTGCAGCTCGCTGGCGCCACATCTTCGACCCGAGATTTGCG AAACATCTGATGGGGGTTGATACAAGGTATATAGACTACGCATTCATGAGGAGCATGATGACGTCTGATGAAATAGGATACAAATTAGAGAATGTGAAGAAG CTGATGATGCCGCTGGAAGTGCTTCAGAGCTGGTCGCTGTATGTGTTTGATCCAGAAAGCAAGCACATGTTGGTGATGGATCCTACGACGACATTCTATGGAGAAGAGGTGATGCGTGAGAAGCACGAGGCAATAGCAAAAAAAACACTTTTCGGGCTGGTTCGTTGCATCAACGAGAACATACCAGATTGGGAGGTAAATGCAAGCAACTGGCAAATCAAGTACCATGCAGGCGCACACTTCAACTGCAGCAG TGAACAAAGCGGAGTGTACATCGTACACTACATTCGAGAGTTCAACGGGCTGTATCTGAGGTCAATCCTAAGTGAT GAGCGGATAGAGTACCTTCGCAAGACCATGGCATACCAGCTTGCCACTATGAAGGGGAATGCTGGAGACCTTCCTGACTTCATGATCCAGATTGTCATCTAG
- the LOC127293337 gene encoding uncharacterized protein isoform X2 codes for MDQTAATPKGRRKKGRSPDELQASTSTRSTRAWGASTPMLAAASSAREKKPPTTRTGFSVAPVLGVGPIYYPVVKETGLASLLATRLVGLVDRRFYVSCLSNLDPETMDMSFKDGEVRRVTKEEIVRVLGVRSGGRTIHGRKSRLSSKMRGAQIEKIQALLQMKVDRSAGISMDDLKKVFQSCDVACLTPSQVVAAQVAYTLLVCSTYIAPRQAVPTIPEEILGIVISPEKLHEYDWAGYVLRQMQTAASRLKMDKDTHSPIYVLGACPLAAALFCIEWIDFGDAGLDTTMAPKIAVYTTEKLKELINLVMEDGVGGEVKYKTKPITARQGEVLRMHPLIENGGIGVRKEDEKTFRNLNKEEGVAKVRSLVDGSVIPLIRNAVARVASELAIPGEMNHVLVDEIFRGVESARDALATIFADALFEGEESVGAGVFDGRAAATSGDLQSGAETHPKMVRGDDVDEQWGKGCMVMVVCNDPVDMSEPMVPSDDEVMGEENDLPRASTPLVAEDTGDSWRYGEGLTSATRRASTEDRGKGPMVFESSENIICLGGVRNMNDRCRGDEELARQLQKELDGEADACMRRDENLARMISEMEANNEKITEEIISSLIGDTASGQHDKTMDVQPVEAGTDARDRVEHVNMVDLTPSASAIDGAPVCAAGDPNAGAGVLPQLVPVQHYVRRRRKQKANRVMPPKKRVRFEEGLNIWHDPSRDSDDSDAEYPAGLEAGDAGGAVVGSSSACAEAVAGGSEEAVLPAEMTGGRGARPASASPEGPEVVERAEDGAADGQPAGCGNVGLPDGGISGQDASEHFPAGVAIENFGPTAADVEETPGVVGGRGAVRSGDTRPVFVDLGGSGSSARGGASRYSVGGPSVSVTGFEFAVPDGVRVKTEIGENFPATYGLSHEEPLGSLVLKFVDNMMSCSERELDRKWFKHRVPTTIHLTGWDFKIDFGPGGKITFVGWSAVHRLLKVLEFKVYGYSAARWRHIFDPRFAKHLMGVDTRYIDYAFMRSMMTSDEIGYKLENVKKLMMPLEVLQSWSLYVFDPESKHMLVMDPTTTFYGEEVMREKHEAIAKKTLFGLVRCINENIPDWEVNASNWQIKYHAGAHFNCSSEQSGVYIVHYIREFNGLYLRSILSDERIEYLRKTMAYQLATMKGNAGDLPDFMIQIVI; via the exons GGGTAGGTCCGATCTACTATCCAGTTGTGAAAGAAACTGGTTTGGCTAGCCTGTTGGCCACCAGGTTGGTAGGGCTTGTAGATAGGAGGTTCTACGTCTCTTGCCTCAGTAATCTTGACCCTGAAACTATGGATATGAGTTTCAAGGACGGCGAGGTGCGGCGTGTAACTAAGGAAGAAATAGTTAGGGTTCTAGGTGTACGGTCTGGGGGAAGGACCATACACGGTCGTAAGTCTAGGCTTAGCTCGAAGATGCGGGGTGCCCAGATCGAGAAAATCCAGGCGCTGCTGCAGATGAAAGTTGACAGATCTGCTGGTATAAGCATGGATGATCTGAAGAAGGTTTTCCAGAGCTGCGACGTGGCCTGCTTGACTCCAAGCCAGGTCGTCGCTGCTCAGGTTGCCTACACATTGCTGGTGTGCAGCACATACATCGCACCGCGACAGGCAGTCCCGACAATACCTGAAGAGATTCTTGGGATTGTGATTTCGCCGGAGAAGCTGCATGAGTACGACTGGGCTGGCTATGTGCTGAGGCAGATGCAGACGGCTGCATCGCGGCTGAAGATGGACAAGGATACACATTCACCCATATACGTCCTAGGTGCATGCCCACTAGCAGCTGCG TTGTTCTGCATCGAATGGATTGATTTTGGTGATGCTGGGCTTGACACAACCATGGCGCCGAAAATCGCAGTTTACACAACGGAGAAGCTGAAAGAACTGATTAATCTGGTGATGGAGGACGGTGTCGGTGGTGAAGTGAAATACAAG ACTAAGCCGATTACTGCCAGGCAGGGAGAAGTACTGCGAATGCACCCTCTTATTGAAAATGGAGGGATAGGTGTGAGGAAAGAGGATGAGAAAACCTTCAGAAATCTGAATAAGGAAGAG GGCGTTGCGAAGGTACGATCACTGGTTGACGGCTCAGTAATTCCTCTCATCCGAAATGCTGTTGCGCGGGTTGCATCTGAGCTTGCAATCCCTGGAGAGATGAATCACGTGTTGGTAGACGAGATATTCAGAGGTGTGGAGAGTGCCAGGGATGCACTAGCTACTATATTTGCAGATGCCCTCTTCGAGGGAGAAGAGTCGGTTGGAGCAG GAGTGTTTGATGGGCGGGCAGCTGCTACATCGGGTGATTTGCAAAGTGGAGCAGAAACACATCCTAAGATGGTCAGAG gtgatgatgttgacgaaCAATGGGGGAAAGGGTGTATGGTCATGGTGGTATGTAATGATCCAG TTGACATGTCCGAACCAATGGTGCCGTCGGACGACGAGGTGATGGGGGAGGAAAATGATTTACCCCGTGCTAGCACACCGTTAGTGGCAGAAGATACCGGAGACAGCTGGAGATATGGAGAAGGTTTGACGTCTGCAACTCGCCGTGCGTCCACCGAAGACCGTGGGAAGGGACCTATGGTGTTTGAGAGCAGCGAAAACATCATATGCCTCGGTGGCGTCAGAAATATGAATGATCGGTGTAGAGGAGACGAGGAGCTAGCAAGACAGCTACAGAAGGAACTTGATGGAGAAG CTGATGCTTGCATGCGCCGTGATGAAAATCTTGCGAGGATGATATCTGAGATGGAGGCGAATAATG AGAAAATAACCGAAGAAATAATTAGTTCGTTAATTGGTGACACGGCATCCGGTCAGCATGACAAGACGATGGATGTTCAACCAGTGGAAGCAG GTACTGATGCACGTGACCGTGTGGAGCATGTAAACATGGTTGACTTGACACCAAGTGCTTCAG CGATTGACGGAGCGCCAGTGTGTGCGGCAGGGGACCCAAATGCTGGTGCAGGAGTTCTCCCCCAGCTTGTTCCGGTTCAGCACTATGTGCGCAGGCGCAGGAAGCAAAAGGCAAACCGTGTGATGCCGCCGAAAAAGAGGGTTCGCTTCGAAGAAGGGTTGAACATATGGCATGATCCATCCAGGGATT CGGATGATTCTGACGCAGAGTACCCAGCTGGATTGGAAG CAGGGGATGCCGGCGGTGCGGTGGTCGGTAGTTCTTCTGCTTGTGCGGAAGCTGTTGCAGGAGGCAGTGAGGAAGCTGTTTTGCCAGCGG AAATGACAGGTGGAAGGGGTGCCAGACCGGCTAGCGCATCACCTGAGGGGCCTGAAGTCGTCGAGAGAGCGGAGGATGGTGCTGCTGATGGACAACCTGCGGGTTGCGGCAATGTAGGACTACCAGATGGTGGAATTTCAG GTCAGGACGCAAGCGAGCATTTCCCAGCTGGTGTTGCAATTGAGAATTTTGGACCTACAGCTGCAGATGTTGAAGAAACACCGG GTGTTGTCGGTGGGCGGGGTGCGGTTCGCAGCGGTGACACTAGGCCGGTATTTGTCGACTTGGGTGGCAGTGGTTCATCCGCTCGGGGTGGAGCATCGCGCTACAGCGTTGGGGGGCCATCAGTTTCTGTTACAGGATTTGAATTCGCGGTTCCTGATGGAGTTCGTGTAAAGACTGAAATTGGAGAGAACTTTCCTGCAACATATGGGCTGAGTCACGAGGAGCCACTTGGAAGCCTAGTCCTGAAGTTTGTTGACAATATGATGTCGTGCAGTGAAAGGGAGCTAGACAG GAAATGGTTCAAACACCGTGTACCTACAACGATCCATCTGACAGGCTGGGACTTCAAGATTGATTTTGGCCCAGGTGGCAAGATTACATTTGTTGGGTGGTCAGCGGTGCACAGGCTTCTGAAGGTGCTGGAATTCAAGGTGTATGGATATTCTGCAGCTCGCTGGCGCCACATCTTCGACCCGAGATTTGCG AAACATCTGATGGGGGTTGATACAAGGTATATAGACTACGCATTCATGAGGAGCATGATGACGTCTGATGAAATAGGATACAAATTAGAGAATGTGAAGAAG CTGATGATGCCGCTGGAAGTGCTTCAGAGCTGGTCGCTGTATGTGTTTGATCCAGAAAGCAAGCACATGTTGGTGATGGATCCTACGACGACATTCTATGGAGAAGAGGTGATGCGTGAGAAGCACGAGGCAATAGCAAAAAAAACACTTTTCGGGCTGGTTCGTTGCATCAACGAGAACATACCAGATTGGGAGGTAAATGCAAGCAACTGGCAAATCAAGTACCATGCAGGCGCACACTTCAACTGCAGCAG TGAACAAAGCGGAGTGTACATCGTACACTACATTCGAGAGTTCAACGGGCTGTATCTGAGGTCAATCCTAAGTGAT GAGCGGATAGAGTACCTTCGCAAGACCATGGCATACCAGCTTGCCACTATGAAGGGGAATGCTGGAGACCTTCCTGACTTCATGATCCAGATTGTCATCTAG
- the LOC127293337 gene encoding uncharacterized protein isoform X1 — protein MDQTAATPKGRRKKGRSPDELQASTSTRSTRAWGASTPMLAAASSAREKKPPTTRTGFSVAPVLGVGPIYYPVVKETGLASLLATRLVGLVDRRFYVSCLSNLDPETMDMSFKDGEVRRVTKEEIVRVLGVRSGGRTIHGRKSRLSSKMRGAQIEKIQALLQMKVDRSAGISMDDLKKVFQSCDVACLTPSQVVAAQVAYTLLVCSTYIAPRQAVPTIPEEILGIVISPEKLHEYDWAGYVLRQMQTAASRLKMDKDTHSPIYVLGACPLAAALFCIEWIDFGDAGLDTTMAPKIAVYTTEKLKELINLVMEDGVGGEVKYKTKPITARQGEVLRMHPLIENGGIGVRKEDEKTFRNLNKEEGVAKVRSLVDGSVIPLIRNAVARVASELAIPGEMNHVLVDEIFRGVESARDALATIFADALFEGEESVGAGVFDGRAAATSGDLQSGAETHPKMVRGDDVDEQWGKGCMVMVVCNDPVDMSEPMVPSDDEVMGEENDLPRASTPLVAEDTGDSWRYGEGLTSATRRASTEDRGKGPMVFESSENIICLGGVRNMNDRCRGDEELARQLQKELDGEADACMRRDENLARMISEMEANNEKITEEIISSLIGDTASGQHDKTMDVQPVEAAGTDARDRVEHVNMVDLTPSASAIDGAPVCAAGDPNAGAGVLPQLVPVQHYVRRRRKQKANRVMPPKKRVRFEEGLNIWHDPSRDSDDSDAEYPAGLEAGDAGGAVVGSSSACAEAVAGGSEEAVLPAEMTGGRGARPASASPEGPEVVERAEDGAADGQPAGCGNVGLPDGGISGQDASEHFPAGVAIENFGPTAADVEETPGVVGGRGAVRSGDTRPVFVDLGGSGSSARGGASRYSVGGPSVSVTGFEFAVPDGVRVKTEIGENFPATYGLSHEEPLGSLVLKFVDNMMSCSERELDRKWFKHRVPTTIHLTGWDFKIDFGPGGKITFVGWSAVHRLLKVLEFKVYGYSAARWRHIFDPRFAKHLMGVDTRYIDYAFMRSMMTSDEIGYKLENVKKLMMPLEVLQSWSLYVFDPESKHMLVMDPTTTFYGEEVMREKHEAIAKKTLFGLVRCINENIPDWEVNASNWQIKYHAGAHFNCSSEQSGVYIVHYIREFNGLYLRSILSDERIEYLRKTMAYQLATMKGNAGDLPDFMIQIVI, from the exons GGGTAGGTCCGATCTACTATCCAGTTGTGAAAGAAACTGGTTTGGCTAGCCTGTTGGCCACCAGGTTGGTAGGGCTTGTAGATAGGAGGTTCTACGTCTCTTGCCTCAGTAATCTTGACCCTGAAACTATGGATATGAGTTTCAAGGACGGCGAGGTGCGGCGTGTAACTAAGGAAGAAATAGTTAGGGTTCTAGGTGTACGGTCTGGGGGAAGGACCATACACGGTCGTAAGTCTAGGCTTAGCTCGAAGATGCGGGGTGCCCAGATCGAGAAAATCCAGGCGCTGCTGCAGATGAAAGTTGACAGATCTGCTGGTATAAGCATGGATGATCTGAAGAAGGTTTTCCAGAGCTGCGACGTGGCCTGCTTGACTCCAAGCCAGGTCGTCGCTGCTCAGGTTGCCTACACATTGCTGGTGTGCAGCACATACATCGCACCGCGACAGGCAGTCCCGACAATACCTGAAGAGATTCTTGGGATTGTGATTTCGCCGGAGAAGCTGCATGAGTACGACTGGGCTGGCTATGTGCTGAGGCAGATGCAGACGGCTGCATCGCGGCTGAAGATGGACAAGGATACACATTCACCCATATACGTCCTAGGTGCATGCCCACTAGCAGCTGCG TTGTTCTGCATCGAATGGATTGATTTTGGTGATGCTGGGCTTGACACAACCATGGCGCCGAAAATCGCAGTTTACACAACGGAGAAGCTGAAAGAACTGATTAATCTGGTGATGGAGGACGGTGTCGGTGGTGAAGTGAAATACAAG ACTAAGCCGATTACTGCCAGGCAGGGAGAAGTACTGCGAATGCACCCTCTTATTGAAAATGGAGGGATAGGTGTGAGGAAAGAGGATGAGAAAACCTTCAGAAATCTGAATAAGGAAGAG GGCGTTGCGAAGGTACGATCACTGGTTGACGGCTCAGTAATTCCTCTCATCCGAAATGCTGTTGCGCGGGTTGCATCTGAGCTTGCAATCCCTGGAGAGATGAATCACGTGTTGGTAGACGAGATATTCAGAGGTGTGGAGAGTGCCAGGGATGCACTAGCTACTATATTTGCAGATGCCCTCTTCGAGGGAGAAGAGTCGGTTGGAGCAG GAGTGTTTGATGGGCGGGCAGCTGCTACATCGGGTGATTTGCAAAGTGGAGCAGAAACACATCCTAAGATGGTCAGAG gtgatgatgttgacgaaCAATGGGGGAAAGGGTGTATGGTCATGGTGGTATGTAATGATCCAG TTGACATGTCCGAACCAATGGTGCCGTCGGACGACGAGGTGATGGGGGAGGAAAATGATTTACCCCGTGCTAGCACACCGTTAGTGGCAGAAGATACCGGAGACAGCTGGAGATATGGAGAAGGTTTGACGTCTGCAACTCGCCGTGCGTCCACCGAAGACCGTGGGAAGGGACCTATGGTGTTTGAGAGCAGCGAAAACATCATATGCCTCGGTGGCGTCAGAAATATGAATGATCGGTGTAGAGGAGACGAGGAGCTAGCAAGACAGCTACAGAAGGAACTTGATGGAGAAG CTGATGCTTGCATGCGCCGTGATGAAAATCTTGCGAGGATGATATCTGAGATGGAGGCGAATAATG AGAAAATAACCGAAGAAATAATTAGTTCGTTAATTGGTGACACGGCATCCGGTCAGCATGACAAGACGATGGATGTTCAACCAGTGGAAGCAG CAGGTACTGATGCACGTGACCGTGTGGAGCATGTAAACATGGTTGACTTGACACCAAGTGCTTCAG CGATTGACGGAGCGCCAGTGTGTGCGGCAGGGGACCCAAATGCTGGTGCAGGAGTTCTCCCCCAGCTTGTTCCGGTTCAGCACTATGTGCGCAGGCGCAGGAAGCAAAAGGCAAACCGTGTGATGCCGCCGAAAAAGAGGGTTCGCTTCGAAGAAGGGTTGAACATATGGCATGATCCATCCAGGGATT CGGATGATTCTGACGCAGAGTACCCAGCTGGATTGGAAG CAGGGGATGCCGGCGGTGCGGTGGTCGGTAGTTCTTCTGCTTGTGCGGAAGCTGTTGCAGGAGGCAGTGAGGAAGCTGTTTTGCCAGCGG AAATGACAGGTGGAAGGGGTGCCAGACCGGCTAGCGCATCACCTGAGGGGCCTGAAGTCGTCGAGAGAGCGGAGGATGGTGCTGCTGATGGACAACCTGCGGGTTGCGGCAATGTAGGACTACCAGATGGTGGAATTTCAG GTCAGGACGCAAGCGAGCATTTCCCAGCTGGTGTTGCAATTGAGAATTTTGGACCTACAGCTGCAGATGTTGAAGAAACACCGG GTGTTGTCGGTGGGCGGGGTGCGGTTCGCAGCGGTGACACTAGGCCGGTATTTGTCGACTTGGGTGGCAGTGGTTCATCCGCTCGGGGTGGAGCATCGCGCTACAGCGTTGGGGGGCCATCAGTTTCTGTTACAGGATTTGAATTCGCGGTTCCTGATGGAGTTCGTGTAAAGACTGAAATTGGAGAGAACTTTCCTGCAACATATGGGCTGAGTCACGAGGAGCCACTTGGAAGCCTAGTCCTGAAGTTTGTTGACAATATGATGTCGTGCAGTGAAAGGGAGCTAGACAG GAAATGGTTCAAACACCGTGTACCTACAACGATCCATCTGACAGGCTGGGACTTCAAGATTGATTTTGGCCCAGGTGGCAAGATTACATTTGTTGGGTGGTCAGCGGTGCACAGGCTTCTGAAGGTGCTGGAATTCAAGGTGTATGGATATTCTGCAGCTCGCTGGCGCCACATCTTCGACCCGAGATTTGCG AAACATCTGATGGGGGTTGATACAAGGTATATAGACTACGCATTCATGAGGAGCATGATGACGTCTGATGAAATAGGATACAAATTAGAGAATGTGAAGAAG CTGATGATGCCGCTGGAAGTGCTTCAGAGCTGGTCGCTGTATGTGTTTGATCCAGAAAGCAAGCACATGTTGGTGATGGATCCTACGACGACATTCTATGGAGAAGAGGTGATGCGTGAGAAGCACGAGGCAATAGCAAAAAAAACACTTTTCGGGCTGGTTCGTTGCATCAACGAGAACATACCAGATTGGGAGGTAAATGCAAGCAACTGGCAAATCAAGTACCATGCAGGCGCACACTTCAACTGCAGCAG TGAACAAAGCGGAGTGTACATCGTACACTACATTCGAGAGTTCAACGGGCTGTATCTGAGGTCAATCCTAAGTGAT GAGCGGATAGAGTACCTTCGCAAGACCATGGCATACCAGCTTGCCACTATGAAGGGGAATGCTGGAGACCTTCCTGACTTCATGATCCAGATTGTCATCTAG